CCTGGTGCTGGATGGGTGCCCGGCGCGCCACCGGACGCGGCGCCGGTTCCGGCTTCTCCACCGGCTCGGGAAGGTTGAGCACCGAGCGCTGCGCCGCCATCATGTCCGAGACGTCGTCGTCCTTGTCCATGGGATTGCGCAGGGTCAGCTGCACCTTGCCTTCCTGGGTCGCCTCGACCAGGGTCTCGGCCTCGTCCGGCGTGACCTCCAGGGTCACCGCCCGCACGATGACCGGGTCGTCGCGGTCCTGGGAGGCGATCTGGTCCACCGCCAGCACCTTGAGGTTTTGCAGCACGGTCTTCGATTCCACGTTGGAGCGGCTACCGTTGTTACGTTGTGTCGCCACCACATCCACCCGATTGCCCGGCAGCAGGAAACCGGCCACGCCGACCACGTCGTCGACCCGCACGCTCATCGCCCGCTTGCCCTGCTCCAGCACGGCAGCCAGGGCGCTGCCCTCCATGTGCTCGACGACTCTGCCCGAGTGCAGGATTTCGCCGGCGTAGATCACCTGGGTGTTGACGCGCCCCACCACACTCTCGATATCCGAGAAGCTGCCCTCGGGCACCGACTCGGGGGGCATGGGCATGAGCTTGAGATCCGATGACTGCACCCGAGAGCCGAAGGGAATCTCTACGCTTGCCACCACCACCCGGCTCACTTTGGCCACGTCATCACTGCCTTGTTGTTGCATCCAGTTCATGGCGACCAGGGCCGCACCGGCGGCCATGACCAGCGACGCCAGGAACATGGCAACGATACCCTTACGTTTCATGAGACTTTCCTCCCGTTGCTGGAGGCTTCATCGTCGCTGAAGTCTCCGAAATAGGTGCGCCACGCCCAGGCCAGGGTGTCGCGGTCCAACGCCTCGCCGCCCCAGTACTCGAGACGATCCCTGGCCAGCCCGAGCAGATCGCGGGGATGACAGGCCAGCAGCGGCACGTCATGGCGGGCATGTAGCTCATCGATCACGTAGTCGACCAGTTCGGGCGCATAGGCCAGCTCGAGAGCCCGGCACTGCTGCTGCCAGATCGCCTGGTAGGCCGGGCGCTCCAGGGACGAGAAGCGAATCTTGTAGCCGATCCGGCGCAGGAAGGCGGCATCGGCAAGGGCCAGCGGATCCAGGTTGGTGGAGAACACCAGGGCCACGTCGAAGGGCACGCTGAAATGGTGGCCGTTGCTCAGCGACAGGAAGTCGCGCCGCTCTTCCAGCGGCACGATCCAGCGATTGAAGAGCTCGGTCGTGGTCATCCGCTGGCGGCCCAGGTCATCGATCACCAGCATGCCGTTGTTGGCGAGCATCTGGACCGGCGCCTGGTGGATGCGGGTCGCCGCATCGTACTGCACCTCGAGTCGCCCCATGGTCAACTCACCGCCGGTGACCACGCAGGGACGCAGGCAGCGTACATAGCGGGGATCGTGCCCTTGCCCGAGGTAGAGGGAGGACACCTCGCCCCGTTCATCCGCCACCGGATGGTGGACCGCCGCATCGAAGCAACGAACGGCCTTGCCACCGACCAGGATGGCATGAGGCACCAGCACCTCCCCCGGCAGGAGTCGCATCAGGCGCCGCGCGATATAGCTCTTGCCGGTGCCCGCCTCGCCGTGGATGAACATCGCCCGCCCCGAATGGAGCCCCGGGCCGAGCTGGTCGAGCAATGCCGGATCGATCACCGTATCGGCAAAGGCCGCCATCACGTTGTCGCGATCCAGCCCCACCTTGCTCAGCGCCTGGGCCTTCACATGGCGGCAGTAATCCACCAAGGGCACGGGCGCCATGCCCGAGTATCCATCCCGACTCAGGGCCTCCAGGGCCGCGGCACGCCCCCGGTCGGTCAGGCCGATCACGAGGGAGCCGGAACGCCCCTGTCCGCGCACCTCGGCTCGGGCGTCCTGACGCAGGAAGTGGCAGATCTCCTCCACCACGCTACCGCTCAGGGCCGTGCCTCGACTAAGTTCATGAATATCCTCCGCTCCCCGCTCAATGAGCTGCTTGGAGAGCAGGTCGGCCAAATAGAGCAACGGAAGCCCGGTCTCCTCCACCGTGGCCGGGCGCGGTGCCTGCCGAGCCGCCGCATGACCCGCTGTGACATCATGTAATGTTGCTGCTTCCTGGGACATGAGCGACCTCACATATTGTTACAACCTGTTATTTCATTATCGAATGACCTGGTAATGGACGCTTGTTTCTTCCCAACTAACCAAGCATCCGCCAGAACATCCAGGCGGTCGTCCCGAGGGCGATCGACACCGCAAATGGAAATTTCTTGCCCATCACCTCGCCTTCTTTTGGCACGATATAGAGCGGCCTCCCTGTTACCACCAGCGTCTTTACCATCAAACCGTAGCGACTCCAGGGGGATATTGAACTCTTTTTGAACAATGCCGAAATGGCAAAAACAAGTCCGATGATTCCGCCGACAACAATGCTGACCAACCCCACCTGTAATACGCCCATCGGTCCCAAAAACGCCCCCGCCGCCGCCATTAGCTTTGCATCACCGGCACCGGTAAAGCCCATCAGGTAGCCGGGCATCAGAATCGCCAGCCCCACCAACAGCCCATAGATGGCGGTCAGGGCACCGCCCGGGCCTGCCAGCACTCCCTGCAACATTAGTCCCATGGCAGCCCCGGCCAGAACAAGAGAGTTGGGGATACGCTGAGCGTGTAGATCCGAAACCGCTGCGCTCCAGACAAGCAACATCAATGGTAGATTGATAAACAAGAATACCTGTTCCACGATGCATATCTCTTCGCATTTATTCATTGGACAATACCGACATCCTTGTCAGTAATTATTTCATCATAATAACGATTATGGAGTTGTAGCAGTAGGCGAACCCAGAGATGTATTGAGATTACCGAGATAGATTGCCACCTTCTCTCCAATCAATACAAAAATACCCGCCCCCACTGCCACAATAAGCCCACCCACCAAGGCCCATTCCACCACCTCGGTACCTTCCTCTTCCTTCCAGAAGCGCTCGATACCCTGCATCAGCTTGCTCATGATCAAATCTCCTGTTGTGTCTGATCAGACTCGTCGTGCTGTTGTAGACCCGGCATCGCTTACCGCCGGCCCACGGACTTGAGCATCGCGGTTACAGTCCAGTTACGCTTGGAGGATCTTGCAGGGGGTATAGGATTATCTTGCAGCCGAGGACGACTTTCCCGGCTGGGCCTGGGTCGTAGGGGTGGTAGACTGGCCGGCAACCAAGCCGGCGAGCCTGGGCCCAAGGGCTCGCCGGTATTGAATTGGCCGGGCCGGATGCCCGGTCTCTCATCGACACGCAGAACCTTGCGAGCCTACATGACCCCGAGATCGACCCGGCTCCCCGCCAGATGGCGGCTGGGCCTGATGCTGCTCTCCGTCCTCACCCTGTCCCTGCCGCTGGCCGCCCAGGAGCGCACCGCGGTGATCGGCGCCCGAGCCACGCTCAGCGACTGGGCCGATCCCCTGGAGGCCCTCGGCACCCTCGAGGCCGACGAGAGCGTGACCCTCTCGGCCACCGTCACCGAGATCATCGCCGACATCGCCTTCGAGGGCGGCGAGCATGTGACGGCAGGCCAGATGCTGATCCACCTCGCCGACGCCGAGCAGCGCGCCGAGCTGCGCGCCGCCCAGGCCCTGCGCGATGAGCGCCTGGCCTCGGTGAACCGACTGGCCCAGCTCGAGCAGCGCAACCTGGCCCCGCGCGCCGAGGTGGAGGACAGCCGCGCCCGGCTGCGCCAGGTGGAGGCCGAGATCGAGGCACTGGAGGCACGGCTTGCCAACTACCGCATCCGCGCCCCCTTCGACGGCGTGATGGGCTTCCGCCGCGTCAGCGTCGGCACCCTGGTCACGCCGGGCATGGCGCTCGCCACCCTGGACAAGCTCGATCGCATGAAGCTGGACTTTCGCGTCCCCGAGGTCGAGCTCGGCTCGCTGGCCTCGGGGATGACCCTCACCGCACGCAGCGCGGCCTTCCCGGCGGCATCCTTCGAGGGCGAGATCGCCACCATCGGCTCACGGGTCGATCCCGTCAGCCGCAGCGTGCCGGTGCGCGCCCTGCTGGCGAACCCGGAGGAACGGCTGCGGCCCGGCATGCTGATGGAGGTGACCCTGGCCCGCCACCCGCGGGATGCCCTGATGGTGCCGGAGTCGGCGTTGATCCCGGAGGGGGAGCGCCACTATGTGTTGCTGATCCACGAGGACGACGACGAGCGAGTCGAGCGGCGCCGGGTTCGAGTGGGCGAACGACGCCCCGGGGAGGCGGAGATCCTCGCCGGCCTCTCGCCGGGAGACCTGGTGGTCAGCCACGGCGCCGAGCGGACCCGCGACGGGGCCCGGGTGCGCCTGCTCGGCATCGTCGACGACACCACCACGGTGCGCGAGCTGCTCGAGGCCGACCGCGACGCGGGGGGCGCCTGATGCGCCTGTCCGACATCTCCGTCCAGCGGCCGGTGCTGGCCACGGTCCTGGCCGCGCTGATCGTGGCCTTCGGACTGCTGGCCCTGACCCGCCTGCCCCTGCAGGAATATCCCACCATCGACCCGCCGGTGGTCGGCATCGACACCCGCTACCCCGGCGCCTCGGCCAGCGTGGTGGAAACCCGCATCACCCAAGTGCTGGAGGACCGCATCGCCGGCGTCTCGGGGATCGAGGTAATCAGCTCCTCCAGCGAGGATGGCCGCTCCAGCATCAACGTGGAGTTCGGCCTGGACAAGGACATCGACGCCGCGGCCAACGACATCCGCGACCGCATCGCCGGCGCCCGCGGCAACCTGCCGGATGAGGCCGAGTCCCCCGAGGTGCAGAAGGCCGATGCCGGCTCCGACGTGGTCATGTGGCTGGCCCTGTCCGGCGCGGACTACGACATCGGCGAGCTCACCGACTACGCCGAGCGCTACCTCAGCGACCGCTTCTCCGTGCAGGACGGCGTCTCGCGGGTGCTGGTCATCGGCGGCCGCGAGTATGCCATGCGCATCTGGCTGGATGGCGACGCCCTGGCGGCCCGGGGACTGACCGTGGGCGACGTGGAGGACGCCCTGCGCGAGGAGAACGTGGAGCTGCCCGGCGGCGCCGTGGCGTCCCAGGACCGCCAGTTCATGGTGCGACTGCCGCGCAGCTTCGCCACCCCGGCGGACTTCCGGGCCCTGGTGCTCGACCAGGGCGCGAGCGGCTATCTGGTCCGGCTCGGCGACGTGGCCCGGGTGGAGATCGGCGCGGTGGAGGAACGTACCCTGTTCCGCGGCAATGGCGTGCCCATGGTCGGCCTGGGCATCATCAAGCAGTCCACCGCCAATGTCCTGGCCCTCTCCGAGGCGGTCCGGGCGGAGCGGGACCGCCTCGCCCCCACCCTGCCCGAGGGGATGGCGCTGCAGGTCAACTACGACGCCTCGTCCTTCGTCTCGGGTGCCATCGGCCAGGTCGTGCAGACCCTGTTCATCGCCATGGGCCTGGTGGTGGTGGCCATCTTCGTCTTCCTCGGCAACCTGCGTACCACCCTGATCCCCGCCGTCACCGTGCCGATCGCCCTGATCGGCACCTTCGCCGCCCTGGCGGCCATGGGCTTCACCATCAACCTGCTGACCCTGCTGGCGCTGGTGCTGGCCATCGGCCTGATCGTCGACGATGCCATCGTGATGCTGGAGAACATCCACCGGCGCATGCAGGAACACGGCGAGACGGCCCTGGTCGCCGCCTATCGCGGCAGTCGCCAGATCGCCTTCGCGGTGATCGCCACCACCCTGGTACTGGTGGCCGTCTTCGTGCCGCTGAGCGCCCTGCGCGGCGACATCGGTCGGCTGTTCTCGGAGTTCGCCCTGACGCTGGCCGCCGCCGTGATCATCTCGACGCTGCTGGCCCTGACCCTGACGCCGATGATGGCCTCCAAGATCCTCAAGAAGGACATGCACGAGGGCCGCCTGGCCCACGGCGTCCATCGCGCCCTGACGGCCACCCGCGCCGGCTACCGGGCCCTGCTCGAGCGGGTATTGCGCCGGCGCTGGGGGGTGATGGCCCTGTTCGCGGGGATGCTCGGTGCCATGCTCTGGCTCAACGCCCAGTTGCCCCGGGAATACACCCCCCAGGAAGACCGGGGCACCTTCTTCGTGCTGGTCAACGGCCCGCCCGGGGCCACCTACGACTACATGCTCGACTACATGGACGAGATCGAGGCCCGGCTGCTGCCGATGCGCCAGCGCGGCGAGATCGAGCGGGTGCTGCTCCGCGCCCCGCGGGGCTGGGGCAACATCGAGAACTTCAATGGCGGCTTCGTCATCGTGGGGCTCGCCGACTGGGCGGAGCGGCGACCGGCCTGGCCAATCATGGCCGAGGTCAGCGCCCGACTGGCCGACCTGCCGGGGGTGCGGACCTTCCCGGTGATGCGCCAGGGCTTCGGCCGGGACATCGAGCAGTCGATGCAGTTCGTGCTGGGCGGCGGCACCTTTGATCAGCTCGCCGAGTGGCGCGACACCCTGATCGCCCATGTGCGCGAGGACAATCCTCGCCTGACCGGGCTGGAGAGCGACTACGAGGAGAACCAGCCGCAGCTGCGGGTGGAGATCGACTACACCCGGGCGGCGGACCTCGGCGTCACCGTCAGCGAGATCGGCCAGACCCTGGAGACCCTGCTCGGGGGACGCACCGTGACCCGCTACGTGGACGACGGCCAGGAATACGACGTCATCCTCGAGGGGGAGCGCGGCTCGCGTCCCAGTCCCCGCTCCCTGGATAGCATCATGGTGCGCTCGGAGCGCTCCGGCGAGCTGGTACCGCTGTCCAGCATGGTCACGCTGACCGACTTCGCGGGCCCCAGTACCCTGAACCGCTACAACCGCCTGCGGGCCGTCACCCTCCAGGCCGACCTGGCCGATGGCTACGCCCTGGGCGACGCCCTCGCCTACCTGGAGGCCAGCGTCGACGAGCTCCTCCCCGACGAGGTCCAGACGGACGTCAAGGGGGCGGCCCGGGACTACCTGGAAGCCAGCGGCGCGACGACCCTGTTACTGGGCCTGGGCGTGCTGGTGGTGTTCCTGGTGCTGGCCGGCCAGTTCGAGAGCTTCATCCACCCCCTGGTGATCATGTCCACCGTGCCCCTGGCCATGGTCGGCGCCCTGCTGGGGCTCACCCTCACCGGGCAATCGCTGAACATCTACAGCCAGGTGGGCCTGGTGATGCTGGTGGGCCTGGCCGCCAAGAACGGCATCCTGATCGTGGAATTCGCCAACCAGCTGCGCGACCAGGGCTGGGCCTTCCACGAGGCGCTGGTGCAGGCCGCGGTGACCCGCCTGCGCCCGGTGGTGATGACCGCCGTCACCACCATGGCCGGAGCGGTCCCGCTGATCCTTTCCAGCGGGGCCGGCGCCGAGACCCGCCTGGTGATCGGCACGGTGATCCTCTGCGGCCTGGCCAGCGCCACGCTGTTCACGCTGTTCGTGGTGCCGGTGGCCTACGACCTGCTGGCCCGGCACACCGGCTCGCCCGGCGAGGTGGCCCGCCGCCTGGACCGCGAGATGGGGGATCATCCGGCGCCGCACTGATGCCACTCGGGGACCCGCTCACTCGACGCCGGGCCCGATCCACAGGAAGGGATTGTGGGCGACCTCCCAGAGGTAGCCATCGGGGTCGGCGAAATAGCCGGAATACCCGCCCCAGAACACCCTCTGTCCGGGCTTGACCGGCCGTCCGCCGGCCCGCACGGCCAGCGCCAGCACCTCGTCCACTTCGGCCTCGCTGGCAACATTGTGCGCCAGGGCGACACCGGCGAAGCCGCTGCCCTCGGCGGGCACGCCGGCATCCTCGGCCAGCGCTTCACGGCCATAGAGGCCCAGCCAGGTCCCGTTCAGGGGAAAGAACGCCACCTCGGGAGGCGACTCGAGGCGCGGCCAGCCGAGCCCCTGCTCATAGAAGCGCACGGCCCGCGCCAGGTCGGCGACGCCCAGGGTGATCATGCTGATACGTGGTTGCATGGCACGGTCTCCGGTCGTTTCCTCCAGTGTAGTGCCGCGTCGGCGATCCTCGCCGTCTCCTGACAGTGACCGCCTGGCGGGCGGGAACCGGCCCCTCATCGGCCGGTCCATTCACTATGCGGCGACGACACCCTTCCCCCCGACCGAGGAGGTAACCGCGATGCTCGAACTGCTGCCCCCGGGGGCCGACCATGTGGTGGCGATGCGGGTCAGCGGTCGCGTCACCGCCGCCGACCTGCAGCCGGCGATCGAGGCCATCGAGACCATCAAGAAGAGCCATCCCCGCGTCAGTCTCTACACCGAAATCGATGAGATGCGCTGGATGACGTTCACCGCCTTCCTTCGCGACCTGGGCTACGCCCTCACCCAGGTCGGCGACCTGGATCGCTACTACCGGGCCGCGGTGCTCAGCGACAAGCACTGGGTGCGTCACCTGACGCGACTCGAGAACCGTCTGTTCAGGACCATGCAGATCCGGACCTTCCCGACTCGCGAGAAGTCGACTGCCCTGGAGTGGGTCCGGCAACTGCCCGAGGTGCCGACGGCCGCCATGGTCTGAGCCTTCCAACGCCATGGCCGGCGATCCACTGGGGCCCCCGAGGCCAGGACCCGGCGAGGAGCGCGGCACCGCTGGACTCTATGCCGCTTCCAGCAACCGGATCGAAGGAGAAGCCGGCAATCGGCATCGCGGTGAATGGCGTCACGACGACACCGAGCCCCCGGCCGGATCCCTGGCCGGGGGCTCGATGGATGATGCCCTATGCAGATCGAACCCAGATCCATCGGTACGCGAGGGGACTGGCATCACCTCCTGTAGCCTGGTGCCCGTTGTCTCTCCTCGCCGCACGCGATCGCCGCGGCCTTCCATAGGCGATCGGCGATAGTTCGCGTCAGCGATCATCGCCGTGCTCCTGCTGCATCTTCCTCGCCTGGCAGCCATGCCCCGGCCCCGTACAGTGCGGCGATCACGCCAGTCATCAACCCGCCGCCCCCGGCTCGGCGAGAAGGCATCTGCTCAGGCGTACAGCCGGCATATGGGATCTCTTACATCGACCATCGGCCCGATCCGGCATGCTGAAGGACGAGAAAAGGAGAATTCGAGCATGCAAGAGATCGAGCTGATGCCGGATCCCGCGGGCGGCTGGATGGCGATGTGCCCCTGCGGCGCCAGGGAGATCAGGGCGCATGAAGGCCCCATATGGGCGGCCTTCGACCTGCGCCCGCTGGAAGGCAACCGCTACTGCATCACCTGCCGGGAATGCGGGCACGTCACCGAGCACGTCTCCCACCAGAGCGCGATGGGAGAGGCCTGCCCGGCATCGACCTGAGGGGACGATTGCCGCGTGCCGACCGCCCGGCGTGATCAACGAGGGATGGCGCCTGCCATATCCCCCGCCGGCATCCGGTAATCGGATGTCGGCGGGTATCCAGCGTCTTGGGCGCGGGCCGGAGGGACGACTCTACGGTCCACATCGATCCTGTCGGTGACATGTGGGTCACGCCCGGCAAGCTGGAGATCACTCCCGGCAGACGGTGAAGGTCGACATCACCAAAACGGGCAACTCAAGGCCAGCTTCGGCTGGCCAGCCACGATGCATGACGAAGACTTGACCGCGATCAAGAGCCCTGCCTCAAGGGTGACTATGCTGAATGCACCCCTTCTACCGCGGGAGTCCGGCATGCGCGACAAGGCGATTCCTCTCCTCCTGGCCGGCGGCCTGGTGGGCCTGGGACTGGCCTGGCTCACCCAGGGAAGCGGGGTGATCCACGACGACCCGGCCCGCAACCTCTATATCCCCGACCAGCTGACCATGCCGCTGCAGGTCAAGGTGGCCCATGACGGGGAACGCATCTGGTTCCGCTATCGCTGGCCGACCGAGCGGCCGCATGTCTATCACGACATGCTGCGCTACACGGAGGGCGAGTGGGTCCGCCATGGGGCCTCTACCGTCGGCCCCCAGCCGGAAGGCACCTACGAGGACCGGGTCACCATGCTGGTCGACGACGGCTCCGTGCCCGACTTCGGACGCTACGGCGGCTACATCACCGTGGGCGACCGCATGCGTTTCTTCAGCGACGAGGCCCCTGCCGAGGCCGTGGCCGCCCATCCCTACCTGGGCGAGACCCTCGGCCAGACCGACGTGCGCAAGCACCTGCCCGAGACGCGTCGCGACGTCGCCGAGTGGGACAGCGTCGTCGACGAGCCTCAGCTGGCGGCCCAGCAGGCGAGCGGCTACTTCCTCGATCTCTGGCACTGGCGGGCGGGCCGCTCCAATGCGGTGGGCTTGTCGGACGACCAGTGGGTCGGTGAGCATCGCCACAGCGACGCCGGCCGGGGGCCCTACACCACCAACTGGGACGCCGAGAACGCCCGGCCCCAGTGGATGTTCGACCCCGAGACCACCGGCCGTCATGCCCTCCGCTGGGAGGATGTCACCGCCGAGCGCGTCGACTTCGACGGTCTCTACTACCTCGCCGAGTCCTTCGCCGTGCCCTTCGATCCCGACCACGACTGGCAGGAGGGGGACGTCATCCCCCGCCGGCTGCTGCGTGAGGGCGAGGGTTCCCGGGGCGACATCCGGGTCGCCGGGAACGCGCGCTGGTCGGACGGCTACTGGGACGTGACGCTGGTCCGCGACCTCGACACCGGCCAGCCGGACGACAAGGCCTTCATCGCGCAGGGGCGCTATGATCTGGCCTTCGCCGTGCACCGCAACGCCACGGGCAGCCGCTGGCACTACGTGTCCCTCCCCTACTCTCTGGGTCTGGAGCGCGAGGCCGACATCCTCGCCTCGCCGGTAGCGGAGGGCACGCCGGACTGGTCCCAGCCGTGGTTCGACCTGACGCTCTACTATCCCGGCCAGGTCGACTGGCCGCTGTTGATCGGCGAGGCCCACGCCGGCGCCGAAGACATCGCGGCGGGGCTCCCGGTGCGAGCCCACCACGACGAGCGCCAGTTGGCCCACTATGGGGTGGAGATGGAGTTCCAGGACACCATCCAGCGCCAGTGGGCCCTGACCCTGGTCGCCGGCCTGCTGTTGCTGGCCGGCCTGTTCATCGGCCTGCTGCCCGCCTTCAGACGCCGTTACCCGGGAGGCACACCATGACCGGCATGCACCATATGCTCGCCCACTTTCCCGTCGCCTTCTGGGCGCTGGCCAGCCTGATGATCCTGGTCGGCGTGCTGGCCAGGGGACGGGCCGCCGACCTCTGCCGGGCCGCCCTGCTGCCGGTGCTGGGCCTCGGGGTGCTGGGGGCACTGGCCACCATGCTCAGTGGCTATGGCGTCTGGTCCCTCGAGGCCCTCTTGCACAGCCCACTGACGCGCAACCACCTGCTGATGGCCTTCTGGTCCCTGGCGGTCTATCTCATGCTGCTCGTGCTGGTGTGGGTCGGCGGCCGTGATGCCTTCAGCGGCCTGCGCGGCCTGGCACTGGTGGTGCTCGGACTGCTGGGCGCCTGGCTGTTCGCGCTGACCGGCACCCTGGGCGGTCACCTGGCCGGGGCCCCGACCTTCTTTTCCGCCCTGCCTCGCCTGCTGGGGTGGGAGCTCTATACCACCTTCTATGCGCCGACCTGGGTGCTCGGGGTGATGGTGCTACTGGCGATCGCCGCCGCCGTCCTGGGGTTTCGTCGAATGAAGCGGGCACACCGTTAGGACAGTGCTTCGATTTCGATGGCACTCGCCGACCGGCGGTCCTTCATCGTCGAGGAGCCCGAGCGGGTACAGCGACAGGTGAGGGAGATCGGGGTTGGGAGACATGGCCAAGCAGCAGAAGCAGGAGGACGGCGCCCCTTCCCGCTTATCCCGAGCCTCGAAGCGGCGCATCCTGCTGGGCGTTGCGCTGCTCGCCGCCTTCCTTGCCTCCGCTCTAGTGCTGTGGCGCACCGGGACGCTGGATACCCTGCTGACCGGCGACACCCTCGAGCAGGCGGTGACACGAGTTGGCCCACTGGGGCCGGCCCTGGTCATCGGCCTGATGACCCTTGCCATCGTCATGAGTCCGATCCCCAGTGCACCGATCGCGCTTGCCGCCGGCGCGGCCTATGGCCATGCCTGGGGAACGCTCTATGTCGCCATCGGCTCCGGAACCGGCGCGCTGATCGCCTTTTGCATTGCTCGCCTGCTGGGCTATGACGCCCTGAGGGCCTGGTTGGGCGTGCGCCCGGCCCCGGGCCCGCTGCAGCGCTTCATCGGCTCCCAGAATGCGCTGATGGCCGCCGTTTTCGCCACCCGTCTCATGCCGTTCATCTCGTTCGATGTCATCAGCTACGCGGCGGGGCTCTCGCCCCTCAAAGCCTGGCGCTTTGCCGTGGCGACGCTGCTGGGGGTGCTCCCGGCGAGCTTCCTGCTGGCACACTTCGGCGACGAGCTCGCCTCCGACGATCTGCGCCGAGCGGGCCTCACCGTGCTCGCGCTCGGCACCATCACCCTGCTTCCGCTGGCCTGGAAAGCACTGCCCGTGCGCGTGCGAGCGACCATCGGGCGCTGGCTACACTGGGAGTAACCGGGAACCTCCCACCTAGCCCCATTGGGGGCTGTCTATCATGGGAGATGAGGACGCCGGCGCCGTGCATGGCTCACCGACATGTCCATGTCGCCCCACACAGGCTCCGCCCATTCAGCCTCGGCTCGGCTTCGTTGCTCGAGCGAGTACCGGGCGCCCCGGAAGGCGGGATTTGCATGATGTCGATCAAGGTTTGGTGCCATCCGCCCCCTTGATGCTCCCCCTTGCTTGACCCTCGGGTAACACAAGGGTTTTAGGCTGAAAGCGAGTCAGCGGTCGGCGATCCACAGCCGCCCTCTGAACGACACCCTCGTCGGTTCACTCCTATCGGGACAGGCCAGGAGGTCGACGCCATGCAGGGAAGTGATGGAGACGATGCCATGACGCAACACCAGCAGGACCACTGTCACCAGCATGCTTCACAAGGTGCGCTGACCGAGGAGAGTGCAGCGGGGACCCGAGGGGCGGCGAGTCAGCAGGCCGGTGGCCGATACACCTGCCCCATGCACCCGGAGGTCGTGCGCGACGAACCCGGCGATTGCCCCAAGTGCGGCATGGCTCTGGAACCCATGGCGCCCCAGGCACCGGCGCCCAGGACGGAATGGACCTGTCCCATGCACCCGGAGATCGTCCGTGACGAACCCGGCGAGTGTCCCAAGTGCGGCATGGCCCTGGAACCGCGCCAGGTGACGGCCGAGGAGGAGCAGA
The Halomonas sp. M4R1S46 DNA segment above includes these coding regions:
- a CDS encoding VOC family protein; the encoded protein is MQPRISMITLGVADLARAVRFYEQGLGWPRLESPPEVAFFPLNGTWLGLYGREALAEDAGVPAEGSGFAGVALAHNVASEAEVDEVLALAVRAGGRPVKPGQRVFWGGYSGYFADPDGYLWEVAHNPFLWIGPGVE
- a CDS encoding AAA family ATPase — translated: MLYLADLLSKQLIERGAEDIHELSRGTALSGSVVEEICHFLRQDARAEVRGQGRSGSLVIGLTDRGRAAALEALSRDGYSGMAPVPLVDYCRHVKAQALSKVGLDRDNVMAAFADTVIDPALLDQLGPGLHSGRAMFIHGEAGTGKSYIARRLMRLLPGEVLVPHAILVGGKAVRCFDAAVHHPVADERGEVSSLYLGQGHDPRYVRCLRPCVVTGGELTMGRLEVQYDAATRIHQAPVQMLANNGMLVIDDLGRQRMTTTELFNRWIVPLEERRDFLSLSNGHHFSVPFDVALVFSTNLDPLALADAAFLRRIGYKIRFSSLERPAYQAIWQQQCRALELAYAPELVDYVIDELHARHDVPLLACHPRDLLGLARDRLEYWGGEALDRDTLAWAWRTYFGDFSDDEASSNGRKVS
- a CDS encoding efflux RND transporter periplasmic adaptor subunit, with protein sequence MTPRSTRLPARWRLGLMLLSVLTLSLPLAAQERTAVIGARATLSDWADPLEALGTLEADESVTLSATVTEIIADIAFEGGEHVTAGQMLIHLADAEQRAELRAAQALRDERLASVNRLAQLEQRNLAPRAEVEDSRARLRQVEAEIEALEARLANYRIRAPFDGVMGFRRVSVGTLVTPGMALATLDKLDRMKLDFRVPEVELGSLASGMTLTARSAAFPAASFEGEIATIGSRVDPVSRSVPVRALLANPEERLRPGMLMEVTLARHPRDALMVPESALIPEGERHYVLLIHEDDDERVERRRVRVGERRPGEAEILAGLSPGDLVVSHGAERTRDGARVRLLGIVDDTTTVRELLEADRDAGGA
- a CDS encoding efflux RND transporter permease subunit; translated protein: MRLSDISVQRPVLATVLAALIVAFGLLALTRLPLQEYPTIDPPVVGIDTRYPGASASVVETRITQVLEDRIAGVSGIEVISSSSEDGRSSINVEFGLDKDIDAAANDIRDRIAGARGNLPDEAESPEVQKADAGSDVVMWLALSGADYDIGELTDYAERYLSDRFSVQDGVSRVLVIGGREYAMRIWLDGDALAARGLTVGDVEDALREENVELPGGAVASQDRQFMVRLPRSFATPADFRALVLDQGASGYLVRLGDVARVEIGAVEERTLFRGNGVPMVGLGIIKQSTANVLALSEAVRAERDRLAPTLPEGMALQVNYDASSFVSGAIGQVVQTLFIAMGLVVVAIFVFLGNLRTTLIPAVTVPIALIGTFAALAAMGFTINLLTLLALVLAIGLIVDDAIVMLENIHRRMQEHGETALVAAYRGSRQIAFAVIATTLVLVAVFVPLSALRGDIGRLFSEFALTLAAAVIISTLLALTLTPMMASKILKKDMHEGRLAHGVHRALTATRAGYRALLERVLRRRWGVMALFAGMLGAMLWLNAQLPREYTPQEDRGTFFVLVNGPPGATYDYMLDYMDEIEARLLPMRQRGEIERVLLRAPRGWGNIENFNGGFVIVGLADWAERRPAWPIMAEVSARLADLPGVRTFPVMRQGFGRDIEQSMQFVLGGGTFDQLAEWRDTLIAHVREDNPRLTGLESDYEENQPQLRVEIDYTRAADLGVTVSEIGQTLETLLGGRTVTRYVDDGQEYDVILEGERGSRPSPRSLDSIMVRSERSGELVPLSSMVTLTDFAGPSTLNRYNRLRAVTLQADLADGYALGDALAYLEASVDELLPDEVQTDVKGAARDYLEASGATTLLLGLGVLVVFLVLAGQFESFIHPLVIMSTVPLAMVGALLGLTLTGQSLNIYSQVGLVMLVGLAAKNGILIVEFANQLRDQGWAFHEALVQAAVTRLRPVVMTAVTTMAGAVPLILSSGAGAETRLVIGTVILCGLASATLFTLFVVPVAYDLLARHTGSPGEVARRLDREMGDHPAPH
- a CDS encoding prepilin peptidase, which produces MEQVFLFINLPLMLLVWSAAVSDLHAQRIPNSLVLAGAAMGLMLQGVLAGPGGALTAIYGLLVGLAILMPGYLMGFTGAGDAKLMAAAGAFLGPMGVLQVGLVSIVVGGIIGLVFAISALFKKSSISPWSRYGLMVKTLVVTGRPLYIVPKEGEVMGKKFPFAVSIALGTTAWMFWRMLG
- a CDS encoding Flp family type IVb pilin; protein product: MSKLMQGIERFWKEEEGTEVVEWALVGGLIVAVGAGIFVLIGEKVAIYLGNLNTSLGSPTATTP
- the cpaB gene encoding Flp pilus assembly protein CpaB; this translates as MKRKGIVAMFLASLVMAAGAALVAMNWMQQQGSDDVAKVSRVVVASVEIPFGSRVQSSDLKLMPMPPESVPEGSFSDIESVVGRVNTQVIYAGEILHSGRVVEHMEGSALAAVLEQGKRAMSVRVDDVVGVAGFLLPGNRVDVVATQRNNGSRSNVESKTVLQNLKVLAVDQIASQDRDDPVIVRAVTLEVTPDEAETLVEATQEGKVQLTLRNPMDKDDDVSDMMAAQRSVLNLPEPVEKPEPAPRPVARRAPIQHQVSVLRGTQMSTVSVKN